The following are from one region of the Leucobacter sp. Psy1 genome:
- a CDS encoding LCP family protein — MPTFHRPSPSSDSPPRPSMTAGRRRRLLVTIAVTLVLVLALVAIFAAFFFRHVDEGITRSEFDLPGIESAEDPGEMNVLIMGLDSRLDQNGDALPEDVYQALHAGGAEDGGYNANTLILLHLPEDRSQAVGISIPRDDYVELAGAPLGVTHGKIKEAYGLALEERLEELSATGEIPDPAEAYQDARAAGRQAQIETVSHLLGDVRIDHFVEVTMGGFFHVAEAVQPIEVCLNQATEDVYSGADFAAGVQQLDAEQAMSFVRQRRDTGDSGVFLTDLDRSRRQQAFLVGLANRLRDAETLTQPKTVTSLVDATQSSVALDSEFELFGFLKVAKEVSDHGIEFVTLPIEEFGVVDGSDVNLVDVEEIQSVVAELLSPNETAEDDDAEPGSAGGSDESDVDPSTESEGASDQTAAGPEDDTAEEVEVYESWDQPIRAGAVPCVN; from the coding sequence ATGCCCACCTTTCATCGTCCATCACCGTCCTCGGACTCGCCTCCGCGCCCCTCGATGACCGCCGGCCGTCGACGACGGCTTCTCGTGACGATCGCCGTCACCCTCGTGCTCGTTCTCGCGCTCGTGGCGATATTCGCCGCGTTTTTCTTCCGCCACGTGGATGAGGGCATCACCCGCTCGGAGTTCGACCTCCCCGGCATCGAGTCCGCCGAGGACCCGGGTGAGATGAACGTGCTCATCATGGGGCTCGACAGTCGACTCGACCAGAACGGCGATGCGCTCCCCGAAGACGTGTACCAGGCACTCCACGCCGGAGGTGCGGAGGACGGCGGGTACAACGCGAACACGCTCATCCTGCTCCATCTGCCGGAAGACCGGTCGCAGGCCGTCGGAATCTCGATCCCGCGAGACGATTACGTCGAGCTCGCCGGTGCGCCGCTCGGTGTTACGCACGGCAAGATCAAAGAGGCCTACGGGCTCGCACTCGAGGAACGTCTCGAGGAGTTGAGCGCGACCGGGGAGATCCCCGACCCTGCCGAGGCGTATCAGGACGCGCGTGCCGCCGGGCGTCAAGCGCAGATCGAGACGGTCTCGCACCTGCTCGGCGACGTGCGCATCGACCACTTCGTCGAGGTCACCATGGGCGGGTTCTTCCACGTCGCCGAAGCCGTGCAGCCCATCGAGGTGTGCCTCAACCAGGCGACCGAAGACGTGTATTCGGGTGCCGACTTCGCTGCGGGAGTGCAGCAGCTCGATGCCGAACAGGCGATGAGCTTCGTGCGGCAGCGGCGCGACACGGGCGACAGCGGGGTCTTCCTGACGGATCTCGACCGCTCGCGCAGACAGCAGGCATTCCTGGTCGGCCTGGCCAATCGGCTGAGAGACGCCGAGACGCTGACGCAGCCGAAGACCGTGACATCGCTCGTCGATGCCACGCAATCCTCCGTTGCGCTCGACTCGGAGTTCGAGCTGTTCGGCTTCCTCAAGGTGGCGAAGGAAGTCTCCGACCACGGAATCGAGTTCGTGACGCTGCCGATCGAGGAGTTCGGAGTGGTCGACGGCAGCGACGTCAATCTCGTCGATGTCGAGGAGATCCAGAGTGTCGTCGCCGAACTGCTCTCACCGAACGAGACAGCGGAAGACGATGATGCGGAGCCCGGCAGTGCCGGGGGAAGCGATGAGTCCGATGTGGATCCTTCCACGGAGTCCGAAGGGGCTTCCGACCAGACGGCAGCAGGCCCGGAGGACGATACGGCGGAGGAGGTCGAGGTCTACGAGTCCTGGGACCAGCCGATCCGGGCGGGGGCGGTTCCCTGTGTGAACTGA
- a CDS encoding DUF418 domain-containing protein, whose translation MSHPSAVHSRVSGDLPEPAPRIAVLDVLRGIAIAGIIPVNVQAIARWGYDVSPKPATDDPTAIDFITGLVFEGRMMPLFALLFGIGFALFLRSARTRTEHPRIVLMRRLVFLLIIGVLHHLLYPGEVLAFYAVGGLIILLPASFLPRWVPLIGGIVLTGAGAPFGGPVLIPGLFLLGCAIADYDLITVLMRRPGVLAAACGAFAIAASSFAVMQIGEIGLGSFSKPGRIAGVLTMFALATGVMLLMRNGIAARGLTVLFAPLGRMAFTNYLTTTLLVLILARAIDAQHIAWLPEYGYLVLAAVAPLIWIFSTIWLRAFRFGPMEWVWRTVTWWKPQPLRQTRA comes from the coding sequence ATGTCTCACCCGTCAGCAGTGCACTCCCGAGTATCCGGCGACCTGCCCGAGCCTGCGCCTCGGATCGCGGTACTCGACGTGCTGCGCGGGATCGCGATCGCCGGGATCATCCCCGTCAACGTCCAGGCCATCGCCCGGTGGGGGTACGACGTTTCGCCCAAGCCGGCGACCGATGACCCGACCGCGATCGACTTCATCACCGGGCTGGTGTTCGAGGGGCGGATGATGCCGCTCTTCGCGCTCCTCTTCGGCATCGGGTTTGCGCTCTTCCTTCGATCCGCTCGTACCCGCACCGAGCATCCGCGTATCGTGCTGATGCGCCGGTTGGTCTTCCTCCTGATCATCGGGGTGCTGCACCATCTGCTCTACCCGGGCGAAGTGCTCGCGTTCTACGCGGTGGGCGGGCTGATCATTCTCCTGCCGGCAAGTTTCCTGCCGCGCTGGGTGCCGCTCATCGGCGGGATCGTGCTGACCGGTGCCGGCGCCCCGTTCGGCGGGCCGGTGCTGATCCCCGGACTGTTCCTCCTGGGCTGCGCCATCGCCGATTACGACCTCATCACGGTGCTGATGCGTCGTCCGGGGGTGCTCGCCGCTGCCTGCGGAGCCTTCGCGATCGCGGCCAGCAGCTTCGCAGTGATGCAGATCGGCGAGATCGGTCTCGGCTCGTTCTCCAAGCCGGGCCGCATCGCTGGCGTGCTGACGATGTTCGCGCTGGCCACCGGAGTGATGCTGCTGATGCGCAACGGTATTGCCGCACGCGGGCTCACCGTGCTCTTCGCCCCGCTCGGCCGAATGGCCTTCACGAACTACCTGACGACCACCCTCCTCGTCCTCATACTCGCCCGTGCGATCGATGCGCAGCACATCGCGTGGCTGCCCGAATACGGGTACCTCGTCCTGGCGGCCGTGGCCCCACTGATCTGGATCTTCTCGACCATCTGGCTGCGCGCTTTCCGCTTCGGTCCCATGGAATGGGTCTGGCGGACCGTCACCTGGTGGAAACCGCAGCCGTTGCGTCAGACGCGGGCGTGA